The following proteins are encoded in a genomic region of Streptomyces sp. SLBN-31:
- a CDS encoding lactate utilization protein C: MSSRDRILGRVRRALADVPSDDVPYEQAVQRDYLREHGGRSIEETVDLLADNLADYRAVVHRTTMDELADVIGRLLSERGSNSVLVPSGLDAGWLGGTDAERVADRAESSPGELDALDSVVTGCAVAIAETGTIVLDGSPDQGRRRITLVPDHHICVVRVPEQVVPSVPQALERLDPTRPLTWISGPSATSDIELDRVEGVHGPRTLEVVLVSGPPEARG; the protein is encoded by the coding sequence GTGAGCAGCAGGGACAGGATTCTGGGCCGGGTGCGGCGCGCACTGGCGGACGTGCCGTCGGACGACGTGCCGTACGAGCAGGCCGTCCAGCGGGACTATCTGCGCGAGCACGGCGGGCGGAGCATCGAGGAGACGGTGGACCTGCTGGCGGATAACCTGGCGGACTACCGGGCGGTCGTGCACCGCACCACCATGGACGAACTGGCCGATGTGATCGGCCGGTTGCTGAGCGAACGCGGCTCGAACAGCGTGCTGGTCCCGTCGGGCCTGGACGCGGGGTGGCTCGGCGGCACGGACGCCGAGCGGGTTGCGGACCGGGCCGAGAGCAGTCCGGGCGAGCTGGACGCGCTGGACAGCGTCGTCACCGGTTGCGCGGTCGCCATCGCCGAGACAGGCACGATCGTGCTCGACGGCTCCCCCGACCAGGGCCGTCGCCGCATCACCCTCGTCCCCGATCACCACATCTGCGTCGTACGCGTCCCGGAGCAGGTCGTCCCGTCCGTGCCGCAGGCCCTCGAACGCCTCGATCCGACCCGCCCGTTGACGTGGATCTCCGGCCCGTCGGCGACCAGTGACATCGAGCTGGACCGGGTCGAGGGGGTGCATGGTCCGCGGACCCTGGAGGTGGTTCTGGTGAGCGGCCCGCCGGAGGCACGCGGCTGA
- a CDS encoding VOC family protein — protein sequence MDMKLEVVILPVGDVDRAKGFYVERLGWRLDADFPIDDGYRIVQVTPPGSECSIIFGEGLTQQEAGTLHGLQLTVTDILKAQEELASRGVEVSGPFRDETGAFHHAGDTRRVPGVHPERASYGTFAAFKDLDGNEWFLQEVTERAPGR from the coding sequence CGTGGACCGGGCCAAGGGCTTCTACGTGGAGCGGCTCGGCTGGCGCCTCGACGCCGACTTCCCGATCGACGACGGTTACCGGATCGTGCAGGTGACCCCGCCGGGCTCCGAGTGCTCGATCATCTTCGGTGAGGGCCTCACCCAGCAGGAGGCGGGCACACTCCACGGTCTCCAGCTGACCGTGACGGACATCCTCAAGGCCCAGGAGGAGCTGGCCTCCCGCGGTGTGGAGGTGTCCGGTCCGTTCCGTGACGAGACCGGGGCCTTCCATCACGCCGGCGACACCCGCCGGGTGCCCGGCGTGCACCCCGAGCGGGCCAGCTACGGCACCTTCGCCGCCTTCAAGGACCTCGACGGCAACGAGTGGTTCCTGCAGGAGGTCACCGAGCGCGCCCCGGGCCGCTGA
- a CDS encoding TetR/AcrR family transcriptional regulator → MATTEKASATEKASTKDRLLDAAAELFYRDGVSIGVEALCRTAGVSKRSMYQLFESKDEVLAASLERRAPGYSAQLMPGPEDAGTPRERILYVFEQVEKASVRPEYQGCPFLAALVELKDPEHPASRVARAAKQWLQDAFRIQAELGGAHDPEFLARQLMLVFDGASARAGARIETLDGLATATVRTLLDAAGVLE, encoded by the coding sequence ATGGCCACTACAGAGAAGGCGTCCGCCACGGAAAAGGCGTCCACCAAGGACCGGCTGCTCGACGCGGCCGCCGAGCTGTTCTACCGCGACGGCGTCTCCATCGGCGTGGAGGCGCTGTGCAGGACGGCCGGTGTCTCGAAGCGGTCGATGTACCAGCTGTTCGAGAGCAAGGACGAGGTCCTCGCAGCGAGCCTGGAGCGCCGCGCCCCCGGATACTCCGCGCAGCTCATGCCCGGCCCCGAGGACGCCGGCACCCCGCGCGAACGCATCCTGTACGTCTTCGAGCAGGTGGAGAAGGCCTCGGTCCGCCCCGAGTACCAGGGCTGCCCCTTCCTGGCCGCGCTCGTCGAGCTGAAGGACCCCGAGCACCCGGCGAGCCGCGTGGCCCGCGCCGCCAAGCAGTGGCTGCAGGACGCCTTCCGCATCCAGGCGGAGCTCGGCGGCGCGCACGACCCGGAATTCCTCGCCCGCCAGCTGATGCTGGTCTTCGACGGGGCCAGTGCCCGCGCCGGCGCCCGCATCGAGACGCTGGACGGCCTGGCCACCGCGACCGTGAGGACGCTGCTGGACGCGGCGGGCGTCCTGGAGTGA
- a CDS encoding helix-turn-helix transcriptional regulator translates to MTARDGVGLGTTIRAWRERLSPSSVGLPSGPGRRAAGLRREELAERAGVSVDYVVRLEQGRATTPSAQVVASLANALQLTSAERDHLHRLAGLAPPDAGVVPDTIPPGVRRVLDRLGDVAVAVFAADWQMLRWNAGWAALLGDPSLAPPGLRNFALERFPVGPDPVRIALWPVLVRDGHTSDLAVVSDLRRAAGRFPHDARLAELIRLLIDGNETFARLWANGTVAAHREDRKRVEHPVAGAVEVDCDVLTDGDSELKIVILSAAPGGPDEAAFRFALDGGATAGAVGTAGAVGWGATGVSGPGRAR, encoded by the coding sequence ATGACGGCGAGAGACGGTGTCGGACTGGGTACGACGATCCGCGCCTGGCGGGAGCGGCTGTCGCCGTCCTCGGTGGGGCTGCCCTCCGGGCCCGGACGCCGTGCGGCGGGACTGCGCCGCGAGGAACTCGCCGAACGCGCCGGTGTATCGGTCGACTACGTGGTGCGGCTGGAGCAGGGGAGGGCGACCACGCCCTCCGCACAGGTGGTCGCGTCCCTGGCGAACGCGTTGCAGCTGACGTCCGCCGAGCGCGACCACCTGCACCGTCTGGCGGGACTGGCTCCTCCGGACGCCGGCGTCGTCCCCGACACGATCCCGCCCGGGGTCCGGCGCGTGCTGGACCGGCTCGGAGATGTCGCGGTGGCCGTGTTCGCGGCCGACTGGCAGATGCTGCGGTGGAACGCCGGATGGGCGGCGCTGCTCGGCGACCCGTCACTCGCGCCGCCCGGGCTGCGCAACTTCGCGCTGGAGCGGTTCCCGGTCGGCCCCGACCCCGTCCGGATCGCGCTGTGGCCGGTGCTCGTACGCGACGGCCACACCTCCGACCTGGCGGTCGTGTCCGACCTGCGCCGCGCGGCCGGCCGCTTCCCGCACGACGCCCGGCTGGCCGAGCTGATCCGCCTGCTCATCGACGGCAACGAGACGTTCGCCCGGTTGTGGGCGAACGGCACGGTGGCCGCCCACCGCGAGGACCGCAAGCGGGTCGAGCATCCCGTGGCCGGTGCCGTGGAGGTGGACTGCGACGTCCTGACCGACGGCGACTCCGAGCTGAAGATCGTGATTCTGTCCGCGGCACCCGGCGGCCCGGACGAGGCCGCCTTCAGGTTCGCCCTGGACGGCGGGGCCACGGCCGGCGCGGTCGGCACGGCCGGCGCGGTCGGCTGGGGCGCGACGGGTGTCAGCGGCCCGGGGCGCGCTCGGTGA
- a CDS encoding SDR family NAD(P)-dependent oxidoreductase, with protein sequence MTTTFITGANKGLGHETARRLVALGHTVILGARDPGRGAAAADALGARFVRIDVTDDASVAAAAADVAAREGVVDVLINNAGVHGPYGDPGELTGADAWSVFDVNVFGVIRTTTAFLPLLRRSSDPVVVNVSSGMGSLAITHDPSRIESSVIAPLYTASKAAQTMLTTQYAKAFKDIRVNAADPGYTATDLNGHSGPQTVTEGTDAIVRLATEKPGAGTGRFIDRDGPVGRS encoded by the coding sequence ATGACCACCACCTTCATCACCGGCGCCAACAAGGGGCTCGGCCACGAGACCGCACGCCGTCTCGTCGCACTCGGCCACACCGTGATCCTGGGCGCCCGCGATCCGGGGCGCGGGGCCGCTGCCGCCGACGCGCTGGGCGCGCGGTTCGTCCGCATCGACGTCACCGACGACGCCTCCGTCGCGGCCGCCGCCGCCGATGTCGCGGCACGCGAGGGCGTGGTCGACGTTTTGATCAACAACGCCGGCGTGCACGGCCCGTACGGCGACCCGGGTGAACTGACCGGCGCCGACGCGTGGAGCGTCTTCGACGTCAACGTCTTCGGCGTGATCCGGACGACCACCGCATTCCTTCCGCTGCTGCGCCGGTCCTCCGATCCGGTCGTCGTGAACGTCAGCAGCGGAATGGGTTCGCTCGCCATCACGCACGACCCGTCGAGAATCGAGTCCTCGGTGATCGCGCCCCTCTACACGGCCTCCAAAGCGGCCCAGACGATGCTGACCACTCAATACGCAAAGGCGTTCAAGGACATTCGCGTCAACGCCGCCGACCCCGGTTACACGGCGACCGACCTCAATGGCCACTCCGGTCCCCAGACCGTCACCGAGGGCACCGACGCGATCGTCCGCCTCGCCACCGAAAAACCCGGTGCCGGCACCGGACGTTTCATCGACCGCGACGGCCCTGTCGGCCGGTCCTGA
- a CDS encoding MC/SLC25 family protein: MGDRHGGLRRWRRRYREVLDGAEAEARPKGLRELVQPVDEVAYKLFRETYPEQHLHLQVALGAAQRTFDRRTRVCVQNALRCVVRTVLEDPRLADRPDPYLAAYLDQEVAEMRGWLRQDSVTAVSRGLNIGLAMGAAAGMALLVAPVLWGVPVLRVLGVTLDCANRWSLLGAFVAGGLGALGAVLSVLVRLRLSVEQLASRQTIGKERTIPPGRQLARSLRHEGVYRVYVGWILALAVYFLLSGGLVPVFELPATTAQICRAAHHAGSAAKGTDFWVFWCAVGFVSGFNERWAFGILGRDATHRNTKAGASQASARESEDT, translated from the coding sequence ATGGGGGACAGGCATGGGGGGCTCCGCCGCTGGCGGCGCCGGTACAGGGAAGTACTGGACGGGGCCGAGGCCGAGGCCAGGCCCAAAGGGCTGAGGGAACTGGTGCAGCCCGTCGACGAGGTGGCCTACAAGCTGTTCCGCGAGACCTACCCGGAACAACACCTGCATCTTCAGGTGGCCCTGGGCGCCGCGCAGCGTACCTTCGACCGCCGGACCCGTGTCTGCGTGCAGAACGCCCTGAGGTGCGTCGTACGGACGGTGCTGGAGGACCCTCGGCTCGCCGACAGGCCCGATCCGTACCTTGCCGCCTATCTCGACCAGGAGGTCGCCGAGATGCGCGGCTGGCTGCGGCAGGACAGCGTGACGGCCGTCAGCCGGGGACTGAACATCGGCCTGGCGATGGGTGCCGCCGCGGGCATGGCGCTGCTCGTCGCCCCGGTCCTGTGGGGCGTGCCGGTCCTGCGCGTCCTGGGCGTCACCCTCGACTGCGCCAACCGCTGGAGCCTGCTGGGCGCCTTCGTCGCCGGCGGCCTGGGCGCGCTCGGCGCCGTGCTCAGCGTCCTGGTCCGGCTGCGGCTCAGCGTCGAGCAACTGGCGTCCCGGCAGACCATCGGCAAGGAGCGCACCATCCCGCCGGGGCGGCAACTCGCCCGCAGTCTGCGGCACGAGGGCGTCTACCGGGTCTACGTCGGCTGGATCCTCGCCCTGGCGGTCTACTTCCTGCTCAGCGGGGGACTCGTCCCGGTCTTTGAACTGCCCGCCACGACCGCCCAGATCTGCCGGGCGGCACACCATGCGGGATCCGCCGCCAAGGGCACCGACTTCTGGGTCTTCTGGTGCGCGGTCGGATTCGTGTCCGGGTTCAACGAGCGCTGGGCCTTCGGCATCCTGGGCCGCGACGCCACGCACAGGAACACCAAGGCCGGTGCCTCTCAGGCGTCCGCGAGGGAGTCCGAGGACACCTGA
- a CDS encoding cupin domain-containing protein, with product MIEIKAVEKPDERRDFPRGHLEAVHLTGLDFAVGTFEPGWRWTESVGPIAGTKSCEVHHNGYCVQGRMRVRMDDGAEQEVGPGDVFVLPPGHDAWVVGEEPCVVYDFAGQMATDYAKAKE from the coding sequence ATGATCGAGATCAAGGCCGTCGAGAAGCCGGACGAACGGCGTGACTTCCCGCGTGGACACCTGGAAGCGGTCCATCTGACCGGGCTCGACTTCGCCGTGGGGACGTTCGAGCCGGGCTGGCGCTGGACGGAGTCCGTGGGGCCCATCGCCGGGACGAAGAGCTGCGAGGTCCATCACAACGGCTACTGCGTCCAGGGACGCATGCGGGTGCGCATGGACGACGGCGCCGAGCAGGAGGTCGGGCCGGGCGACGTGTTCGTGCTTCCGCCGGGACACGACGCCTGGGTGGTCGGCGAGGAACCGTGCGTGGTCTACGACTTCGCCGGCCAGATGGCGACGGACTACGCGAAGGCCAAGGAGTAG
- a CDS encoding nuclear transport factor 2 family protein, giving the protein MAEHPHAQLVRKGYEAFSRGDMDTLRSMMTSDATHHVPGSHPLSGDCKGIDAILDYYRRLFEETAGTFEVELRGVLVDGRGHAVAMQHVSAQRGDKRMDEDGCLVFRIVGDKATDLDECVENLDRVDEFWS; this is encoded by the coding sequence GTGGCTGAGCATCCCCACGCACAACTCGTCCGCAAGGGCTACGAAGCCTTCTCACGCGGCGACATGGACACCCTGCGCTCGATGATGACGAGCGACGCCACGCACCACGTGCCCGGCAGTCATCCGCTGTCCGGCGACTGCAAGGGGATCGACGCGATCCTCGACTACTACCGCCGGCTCTTCGAGGAGACGGCCGGAACCTTCGAGGTCGAGCTGCGCGGTGTCCTGGTGGACGGACGCGGCCATGCCGTCGCGATGCAGCACGTCAGCGCACAGCGCGGGGACAAGCGCATGGACGAGGACGGCTGCCTCGTCTTCCGGATCGTCGGGGACAAGGCGACCGATCTCGACGAGTGCGTCGAGAACCTCGACAGGGTCGACGAGTTCTGGTCATGA
- a CDS encoding threo-3-hydroxy-L-aspartate ammonia-lyase: protein MTTTTPPVTLDDVRDAADRLKGVAHRTPVLRSHTLDSLVGAEVFLKCENFQRVGAFKFRGAYNAASRLTPEQLAKGIAAYSSGNHAQAVALAARELGSTAVIVMPEDAPTSKREATEGYGAEIVTYDRYTEDREAVARALADERGLALIPPYEHPHVMAGQGTAALELLEEVGELDELLVPVGGGGLIAGSATAAKGLHPGIRVLGVEPEAGDDTKRSLEAGERVSVPVPRTIADGQALTTPGELTFSVNRRLVDKIALVSDDEIRAAMRFAFERLKIVVEPSGATPLAALLAGRAGSLPRRVGVIVSGGNVDADRFARLCGRATQS from the coding sequence GTGACGACCACCACCCCGCCCGTGACCCTGGACGACGTCCGCGACGCCGCCGACCGGCTCAAGGGTGTCGCGCACCGCACCCCGGTGCTGCGTTCGCACACTCTGGACTCCCTCGTCGGCGCCGAGGTCTTCCTCAAGTGCGAGAACTTCCAGCGGGTGGGCGCCTTCAAGTTCCGCGGCGCCTACAACGCCGCCTCCCGGCTCACCCCCGAGCAACTGGCGAAGGGCATCGCCGCCTACTCCTCCGGCAACCACGCCCAGGCCGTCGCGCTGGCCGCCCGCGAACTGGGCAGCACTGCCGTCATCGTCATGCCCGAGGACGCCCCGACCTCCAAGCGGGAGGCCACCGAGGGCTACGGCGCCGAGATCGTCACGTACGACCGCTACACCGAGGATCGCGAGGCCGTCGCCCGAGCTCTCGCCGACGAGCGAGGACTCGCCCTCATCCCGCCCTACGAGCACCCGCACGTCATGGCCGGCCAGGGCACCGCCGCGCTCGAACTCCTCGAAGAAGTCGGCGAGTTGGACGAACTGCTCGTGCCCGTCGGCGGTGGCGGGCTGATCGCCGGGTCCGCCACGGCGGCCAAGGGACTGCACCCCGGGATCCGAGTCCTCGGCGTGGAGCCGGAGGCCGGGGACGACACCAAGCGGTCCCTGGAGGCGGGCGAGCGCGTCAGCGTCCCGGTGCCGCGCACCATCGCCGACGGACAGGCCCTGACCACGCCCGGCGAGCTGACCTTCTCCGTGAACCGCAGGCTGGTCGACAAAATCGCTCTGGTCTCGGACGACGAGATCCGCGCCGCGATGCGCTTCGCGTTCGAGCGGCTGAAGATCGTCGTCGAGCCGAGCGGGGCTACCCCGCTGGCCGCGCTGCTCGCCGGGCGCGCGGGTTCCCTGCCACGCCGGGTCGGTGTCATTGTCTCCGGCGGCAATGTGGACGCGGACCGTTTCGCCCGGCTGTGCGGCCGGGCGACGCAGTCATGA
- a CDS encoding MoxR family ATPase, with protein sequence MFTSVDDVSARLAATGYLASPAVATTVFLADRLGKPLLVEGPAGVGKTELAKAVAEVAGARLVRLQCYEGVDESRALYEWNHAKQLLRISAGRDETWDEARTDIFSEEFLLTRPLLTAIRGDDPKVLLIDETDKADVEVEGLLLEVLSDFQVTVPELGTIAATRRPFVVLTSNASRELSEALRRRCLFLHIGFPDEELERRIVRLKVPDLDEALATSVVRVVGALRAMDLRKVPSVAETIDWARTLLALGADTLDETVVRDSLGVLLKHHDDVLKATAKLDLDAV encoded by the coding sequence TTGTTCACGTCCGTCGACGACGTCTCCGCACGTCTCGCCGCCACCGGCTACCTCGCCTCGCCCGCGGTCGCCACGACCGTCTTCCTCGCCGACCGGCTGGGCAAGCCCCTGCTGGTGGAGGGCCCCGCCGGCGTCGGCAAGACCGAGCTCGCCAAGGCCGTAGCCGAAGTGGCGGGCGCCCGGCTGGTCCGGCTGCAGTGCTACGAGGGCGTCGACGAGTCGCGCGCGCTGTACGAGTGGAACCACGCCAAGCAGCTGCTGCGCATCAGCGCCGGCCGCGACGAGACGTGGGACGAGGCGCGCACGGACATCTTCAGCGAGGAGTTCCTGCTGACGCGTCCGCTGCTGACGGCCATCCGCGGCGACGACCCCAAGGTGCTGCTGATCGACGAGACCGACAAGGCGGACGTCGAGGTGGAGGGTTTGTTGCTGGAGGTGCTCAGCGACTTCCAGGTGACCGTCCCCGAGCTCGGCACGATCGCCGCGACCCGGCGCCCTTTCGTCGTCCTCACCTCCAACGCCAGCCGCGAGCTGTCCGAGGCCCTGCGCCGCCGCTGCCTCTTCCTCCACATCGGCTTCCCGGACGAGGAGCTGGAGCGCCGGATCGTACGGCTGAAGGTGCCGGACCTGGACGAGGCGCTGGCCACATCCGTGGTCCGGGTGGTCGGTGCGCTGCGGGCGATGGATCTGCGCAAGGTCCCTTCGGTCGCCGAGACGATCGACTGGGCGCGCACCCTTCTCGCGCTCGGCGCGGACACCCTGGACGAGACCGTCGTACGCGACAGCCTGGGCGTGCTCCTCAAGCACCACGACGACGTCCTGAAGGCGACGGCCAAGCTCGACCTGGACGCGGTGTGA
- a CDS encoding VWA domain-containing protein yields MTAPGVAERLTSLVGALRAHGMRIGTGETVDAAQAMAALGLTDRELLREGLAATLLHGPAQRPVFDPVFDLYFPRGIGAPEAEPAGREDLRDRLAAALAADDRALLGQLAAEAVDGFGGYGNSPEAQGWSSYQALERLRPQTLLARVRESVRARDGASGFTDRLLEDELRRRIEVFRSMVAVEARRRVAERRDRDELARRAVATTPDRVDFLYAGKLQLAELRRTVQPLARKLATRLAARRRRAARGSIDLRRTLRGSLSTGGVPMKPVLRRRRPFRPELVLLCDVSGSVSGFSDFTMLLVQALHDQFSKVRVFAFVNRIDEVTGLLEHGTADPEGLGARIRAEATLTGWHGSSDYGVALGEFAERYGDAVGPRTTLFVLGDARTNMSDPNLAAVRQVAERARRVYWLNPEPRPQWGTGDSAAPEYAELVEMHECRNARQLGALIARLLPV; encoded by the coding sequence GTGACCGCGCCCGGCGTCGCCGAGCGGCTGACCTCGCTGGTCGGCGCGCTGCGCGCGCACGGCATGCGGATCGGCACCGGTGAGACCGTGGACGCGGCGCAGGCGATGGCGGCGCTGGGGCTCACGGACCGCGAACTGCTGCGCGAGGGGCTCGCCGCGACGCTGCTGCACGGCCCGGCCCAACGGCCGGTGTTCGACCCGGTCTTCGACCTGTACTTCCCGCGCGGCATCGGTGCGCCCGAGGCCGAGCCGGCCGGCCGGGAGGACCTGCGCGACCGGCTCGCGGCGGCCCTCGCCGCCGACGACCGGGCGCTGCTGGGGCAGTTGGCGGCGGAGGCGGTCGACGGCTTCGGCGGTTACGGCAACTCGCCCGAGGCGCAGGGGTGGTCGTCGTACCAGGCGCTGGAGCGGCTGCGGCCGCAGACGCTGCTGGCCCGCGTCCGCGAGAGCGTACGGGCCCGGGACGGCGCGTCGGGGTTCACGGACCGGCTGCTGGAGGACGAGCTCCGGCGGCGTATCGAGGTGTTCCGTTCAATGGTGGCCGTGGAGGCGCGGCGCCGGGTGGCCGAGCGGCGCGACCGGGACGAGCTGGCCCGGCGCGCGGTCGCCACGACGCCCGACCGCGTCGACTTCCTCTACGCGGGCAAGCTCCAACTGGCCGAGTTGCGCAGGACGGTTCAGCCGCTCGCCCGCAAGCTCGCCACCCGGCTCGCGGCGCGCCGGCGCCGTGCCGCCCGCGGCAGCATCGACCTGCGGCGGACCCTGCGCGGCTCGCTGTCGACGGGGGGGGTGCCGATGAAGCCGGTGCTGCGCCGGCGCCGTCCCTTCCGCCCGGAACTGGTGCTGCTGTGTGATGTGTCGGGCTCGGTGTCCGGGTTCTCGGACTTCACGATGCTGCTGGTGCAGGCCCTGCACGACCAGTTCAGCAAGGTGCGGGTGTTCGCCTTCGTCAATCGCATCGACGAGGTCACCGGTCTGCTGGAACACGGCACGGCCGATCCGGAGGGGCTCGGCGCCCGGATCCGCGCGGAGGCCACCCTTACGGGCTGGCACGGCAGCAGCGACTACGGCGTCGCCCTGGGCGAGTTCGCCGAGCGCTACGGTGACGCGGTCGGCCCTCGTACGACGCTGTTCGTGCTCGGTGACGCCCGGACGAACATGAGCGACCCGAACCTGGCCGCGGTCCGGCAGGTCGCCGAACGGGCCCGCCGGGTCTACTGGTTGAACCCCGAGCCGCGCCCGCAGTGGGGCACCGGCGACTCCGCGGCACCGGAGTACGCCGAGCTGGTGGAGATGCACGAGTGCCGCAACGCCCGCCAGCTCGGCGCGTTGATCGCCCGGCTGCTGCCGGTGTGA
- a CDS encoding transcriptional regulator — protein MTDEETLDAERDAILAALRPVADGIAATFGPVCEAVLHDYRHPENSVVAVAGSVTGRAVGGAMSEIGMRVLARGDQAEDELNYVTRTRSGKLVKASTMVLRDSTGAVFGALCVNVDVTAVGEAHALLGALAGLTDAGETPVTTFGNDLDSVVDTILDAHRIGPDRPWGGLDRAQRLDLFRGLDEHGVFAVRRAVEQVAARLGISRASAYSYLSQARAATDPTPAGGQA, from the coding sequence GTGACCGATGAAGAGACCCTTGATGCGGAGAGGGACGCGATCCTCGCCGCGCTGCGTCCTGTCGCCGACGGGATCGCGGCGACGTTCGGGCCGGTCTGTGAGGCGGTCCTGCACGACTACCGGCACCCGGAGAACTCGGTCGTCGCCGTCGCCGGCTCGGTGACAGGCCGGGCCGTGGGCGGCGCGATGAGCGAGATCGGCATGCGGGTCCTGGCCCGCGGCGACCAGGCCGAGGACGAGCTGAACTACGTCACCCGCACCCGGTCCGGCAAGCTGGTCAAGGCGTCCACCATGGTGCTGCGGGACTCCACGGGAGCGGTCTTCGGCGCCCTCTGCGTCAACGTCGACGTCACCGCGGTCGGGGAGGCCCACGCCTTGCTCGGCGCCCTCGCCGGACTCACCGACGCCGGCGAAACCCCTGTCACCACCTTCGGCAACGACCTCGACTCCGTCGTGGACACCATCCTCGACGCCCACCGGATCGGGCCGGACCGGCCCTGGGGCGGACTCGACCGCGCCCAGCGCCTCGACCTGTTCCGCGGCCTCGACGAACACGGCGTCTTCGCCGTGCGGCGTGCCGTCGAGCAGGTCGCCGCCCGGCTCGGCATCTCCCGTGCCTCCGCCTACAGCTACCTCTCCCAGGCCCGCGCGGCCACCGACCCGACCCCCGCTGGAGGACAGGCGTGA